In one window of Prevotella sp. E13-17 DNA:
- a CDS encoding RHS repeat-associated core domain-containing protein, with translation MNKRLFLLLLHLLMVSVLTAQTSSENYVHIRKYLSSDSSQWYLTLDCGEVSLSGSTSASSYYFDLKDYQGNVRMAVRSDTSSPFVTDYYPYGGVIRKGKTGTHHRLFIGKEFDMMHGLNWYDYGARWYDPLLGRFTTMDPLCEKYYHISPYAYCANNPVIYIDPDGKKVYLYATTLPTSNKLMKLGGLPTHTFITVENSSGKIVRYAAYGPEKSNPFLSFNRLSECHYQQDIDIYKGKDKVNCKAKIEVPIPEGMTSEEFDNSVVNTINSYGNENGIRYDILPTNDIQGNCNSSSSTILLKSGVSEEIIEEIREKIPGVKTGFDSKAKPWTSDEQKKAIKDYYEEMCKKTSM, from the coding sequence ATGAATAAACGACTTTTCCTTCTGTTGTTGCATCTGTTGATGGTGTCAGTGTTGACAGCACAGACATCGTCTGAGAACTATGTCCATATTCGGAAGTACCTTTCTTCGGACAGCAGTCAGTGGTATCTGACGTTGGACTGTGGTGAGGTGTCTTTGTCGGGCAGCACGAGTGCTTCGTCCTACTATTTCGACCTGAAGGACTATCAAGGAAATGTGCGCATGGCTGTGAGGTCGGATACTTCCTCACCATTCGTGACAGATTACTATCCTTATGGTGGTGTGATACGCAAAGGCAAGACAGGCACTCACCACCGCCTGTTTATAGGCAAGGAGTTTGATATGATGCACGGGCTGAACTGGTATGACTATGGCGCCCGTTGGTACGACCCTCTTCTCGGTCGTTTCACAACGATGGATCCCCTCTGCGAGAAGTACTATCACATCAGTCCGTATGCGTATTGTGCGAATAATCCGGTTATATACATCGATCCAGATGGGAAGAAAGTTTACCTCTATGCTACGACATTACCTACAAGTAATAAACTTATGAAACTTGGAGGACTCCCGACACACACGTTCATTACAGTTGAAAATTCTTCTGGGAAAATAGTTAGGTATGCTGCTTATGGACCAGAGAAAAGCAATCCTTTTTTAAGTTTTAATCGTTTATCGGAATGTCACTATCAACAAGATATAGATATTTATAAAGGTAAAGACAAGGTTAATTGCAAGGCAAAGATCGAAGTTCCTATTCCAGAAGGTATGACAAGTGAAGAATTCGATAATTCTGTGGTTAATACCATTAATTCCTATGGTAATGAGAATGGAATTAGGTATGATATATTGCCAACAAATGATATTCAAGGAAATTGTAATTCGAGTAGCTCAACGATTCTTTTAAAATCTGGTGTTTCAGAAGAGATTATAGAAGAAATACGAGAAAAAATCCCAGGTGTAAAAACTGGTTTTGATTCAAAGGCAAAACCATGGACATCAGATGAACAGAAAAAAGCAATAAAAGATTATTATGAAGAAATGTGTAAAAAGACGTCAATGTAG